The Flavobacterium jumunjinense genome includes a region encoding these proteins:
- a CDS encoding enoyl-ACP reductase FabI, with product MYNLLKGKRGIIFGALDENSIAWKTAERVHEEGGTFVLTNAPIAMRMGTIKDLAEKTGSQIIPADATSVEDLENLVEKAVEILGGKIDFVLHSIGMSVNVRKGNHYTNQNYDFTQKGWDVSAVSFHKVMQVLYKKEAMAEWGSIVALTYMAAQRVFPDYNDMADNKAYLESIARSFGYFFGKDKKVRVNTISQSPTPTTAGQGVKGFDSFIAYADKMSPLGNATALDCANYTVSMFSDLTRCVTLQNLYHDGGFSNIGVSQAVMDMFENE from the coding sequence ATGTATAATTTATTAAAAGGTAAAAGAGGAATTATTTTTGGAGCATTAGATGAAAACTCTATTGCTTGGAAAACAGCAGAACGTGTGCATGAAGAAGGTGGGACTTTTGTTTTGACTAACGCACCAATTGCGATGCGTATGGGAACGATAAAAGATTTGGCTGAAAAAACAGGTTCGCAAATTATACCTGCAGATGCTACTTCTGTTGAAGATCTTGAGAATTTAGTAGAGAAAGCAGTTGAAATTTTAGGTGGTAAGATTGATTTTGTATTGCATTCTATCGGAATGTCTGTGAATGTGAGAAAAGGAAATCATTATACTAACCAAAATTATGATTTTACGCAAAAAGGTTGGGATGTTTCTGCGGTTTCATTCCATAAAGTAATGCAAGTTTTGTATAAAAAAGAAGCTATGGCAGAGTGGGGAAGTATTGTAGCGTTAACCTATATGGCTGCGCAACGTGTTTTTCCAGATTATAATGACATGGCCGATAATAAGGCGTATTTAGAGTCGATTGCTCGAAGTTTTGGGTATTTCTTTGGAAAGGATAAGAAAGTGCGTGTGAACACGATTTCTCAATCTCCAACGCCTACAACAGCAGGACAAGGAGTGAAAGGTTTTGATAGTTTTATTGCTTATGCAGATAAAATGTCGCCTTTAGGTAATGCTACTGCATTAGATTGTGCTAATTATACAGTTTCTATGTTTTCTGATTTAACAAGATGCGTTACGTTGCAGAATTTGTACCATGATGGAGGTTTCTCTAATATTGGTGTGAGTCAGGCAGTAATGGATATGTTCGAAAACGAATAG
- the fabV gene encoding enoyl-ACP reductase FabV has translation MIIEPRMRGFICLTSHPKGCEQNVKNQIAYIKSKGTINGPKRVLVIGASTGFGLASRITSAFGSNASTIGVFFEKPPSEGKTASPGWYNSAAFENEAKQAGLYAKSINGDAFSNEVKEQTLAMIKEDLGQIDLVIYSLASPVRMHPTTGVLHRSTLKPIGGTFTNKTVDFHTGKVSDVSIEPANEEDIANTVTVMGGEDWAMWMKALKDGGLLADGAQTVAYSYIGPSLTEAVYRKGTIGSAKDHLEATAFEITDALKSINGKAYVSVNKALVTQASSAIPVIPLYISLLYKIMKEEGIHEGCIEQIQRLYADRLFSGEALPLDDKGRIRIDDWEMREDVQAKIATLWEEASTETLVALGDLAGYKQDFLNLFGFGFEGVDYLADANEMVQVPSIQS, from the coding sequence ATGATAATAGAACCAAGAATGAGAGGTTTCATTTGTTTAACATCTCACCCAAAAGGATGTGAACAAAATGTAAAAAATCAAATAGCATATATTAAATCAAAAGGAACAATCAACGGACCAAAACGTGTATTAGTGATTGGTGCTTCAACGGGTTTTGGTTTAGCTTCAAGAATAACAAGTGCTTTCGGGTCTAACGCTTCAACTATTGGAGTTTTCTTTGAAAAACCACCAAGCGAAGGGAAAACGGCTTCTCCAGGATGGTATAATTCTGCTGCTTTTGAAAATGAAGCAAAGCAAGCTGGTTTATATGCTAAAAGTATCAATGGTGATGCTTTTTCTAATGAAGTTAAAGAACAAACTTTAGCAATGATAAAGGAAGATCTAGGTCAGATTGATTTAGTGATTTATAGCTTAGCTTCTCCTGTGCGTATGCATCCAACAACGGGTGTTTTACATCGTTCAACGTTAAAACCTATTGGTGGAACATTTACAAATAAAACGGTAGACTTTCATACAGGTAAGGTTTCTGATGTTTCTATTGAACCAGCTAATGAAGAAGATATTGCGAATACCGTTACCGTTATGGGAGGTGAAGATTGGGCAATGTGGATGAAGGCTTTGAAAGATGGTGGATTGTTAGCAGATGGAGCTCAAACGGTTGCTTATTCTTATATAGGACCATCTTTAACAGAGGCAGTATATAGAAAAGGAACAATTGGTAGTGCAAAAGACCATTTAGAAGCAACTGCTTTCGAAATTACGGATGCTTTAAAATCGATAAATGGAAAAGCATATGTTTCAGTAAATAAAGCATTGGTTACACAAGCAAGTTCAGCTATTCCAGTGATTCCGTTGTATATTTCTTTGTTGTACAAAATTATGAAGGAAGAAGGTATTCACGAAGGTTGTATAGAGCAAATTCAACGATTGTATGCAGATCGATTGTTTTCTGGTGAAGCATTGCCTTTAGATGATAAAGGAAGGATTCGTATTGATGATTGGGAAATGAGAGAAGATGTTCAGGCTAAAATTGCTACATTGTGGGAAGAAGCTTCTACGGAAACGTTGGTTGCTTTGGGAGATTTAGCAGGATACAAACAAGATTTCTTGAATTTGTTTGGCTTTGGCTTTGAAGGTGTAGATTATTTAGCTGATGCTAATGAGATGGTACAAGTACCTAGTATTCAAAGCTAG
- the recN gene encoding DNA repair protein RecN, translating to MLLSLSIKNYALIESLEIDFSNQFSIITGETGAGKSILLGALGLVLGNRADLSALKDKEQKCVIEAHFLLSNYNLEAFFKEKELDYEQQTIIRREILPSGKSRAFINDSPVNLAELQALSVYLIDIHSQNETRELLNEEYQFQIVDAVAKNERRLESYRKGLSLLNKATKELNKLIAEKESLSKEKEYNTFLLEELLAAKLKAGEQAELEEELEQLSNVEFIKENVDKALSLANEEQLGTIITLNEIKQSFQKIAGFSKEYNDFHERIASVSIELQDIMDACFSNSEKIINDPERLGFVNVKLQSIYMLQKKHQVTTVEELLAIQNDLDSKVLRSDDLDAEIAKKEKEKADIVEKVDQVAVLITNARLEASPILSQKIEKILALLGMADAKVLFEIKETDTYTKLGKDAINLLFTGNKGMEVGAIKKMASGGEMSRIMLAVKAVLAKYSKLPSIIFDEIDTGVSGEIANKMAIIMKEMSQNMQVFAITHLPQIAAKGNQHYKVFKYNVKDDTLSELKLLSHDERVVEIAEMLSGKNISDSAINHAKELLN from the coding sequence ATGCTATTATCACTTTCGATAAAAAATTATGCATTAATAGAGTCTTTAGAAATTGATTTTTCTAATCAGTTTTCTATAATTACAGGAGAAACAGGAGCAGGGAAATCTATTCTTTTGGGAGCTTTAGGGCTTGTTTTAGGAAATAGAGCCGATCTATCTGCTTTAAAAGATAAAGAGCAAAAATGTGTCATTGAAGCACATTTTTTGCTTTCTAATTATAATCTAGAAGCTTTTTTTAAAGAGAAAGAGTTAGATTATGAACAGCAAACTATAATTCGTAGAGAAATTTTACCTTCTGGAAAATCGAGAGCTTTTATAAATGATAGTCCTGTTAATCTTGCAGAGCTTCAGGCTTTATCGGTTTATTTAATCGATATTCATTCGCAAAATGAAACTCGCGAATTATTGAATGAAGAGTATCAATTTCAAATTGTAGATGCTGTTGCAAAAAATGAAAGACGATTAGAAAGCTATAGAAAAGGATTGAGTTTGCTTAACAAAGCGACTAAAGAATTGAATAAGCTTATTGCTGAAAAGGAATCGCTATCAAAAGAAAAAGAATACAATACATTTCTTTTAGAGGAATTACTTGCTGCAAAGTTGAAGGCTGGTGAACAAGCTGAATTAGAAGAGGAGTTAGAACAGCTAAGTAATGTTGAGTTTATTAAGGAGAATGTTGATAAAGCGCTTTCGTTAGCTAATGAAGAGCAATTAGGGACTATTATAACTCTAAATGAGATTAAACAATCTTTTCAAAAAATTGCCGGATTTTCTAAAGAATATAATGATTTCCACGAACGTATTGCAAGTGTTTCGATTGAATTGCAAGATATCATGGATGCTTGTTTTTCAAATTCTGAAAAAATAATTAACGATCCTGAGCGTTTAGGTTTTGTAAATGTAAAACTGCAATCTATTTATATGTTGCAAAAGAAACATCAAGTAACAACTGTAGAAGAATTATTAGCAATTCAAAATGATTTGGATTCTAAAGTGCTTCGTAGTGATGATTTAGATGCTGAAATTGCAAAGAAAGAAAAAGAAAAAGCAGATATTGTTGAAAAAGTAGATCAAGTAGCTGTGTTAATTACTAATGCACGCCTTGAAGCTTCTCCTATTTTATCTCAAAAAATAGAAAAAATACTCGCACTCTTGGGTATGGCAGATGCAAAAGTGCTTTTTGAAATTAAAGAGACCGATACTTATACTAAATTAGGTAAAGACGCTATTAATTTATTATTTACGGGTAATAAAGGAATGGAAGTTGGAGCAATTAAAAAAATGGCTTCTGGAGGAGAAATGTCACGAATTATGCTTGCTGTTAAAGCAGTTTTAGCTAAATATTCTAAATTACCATCTATCATTTTTGATGAGATTGATACCGGAGTTTCTGGAGAAATTGCGAATAAAATGGCAATAATAATGAAAGAAATGAGTCAAAACATGCAAGTATTTGCCATTACACATTTACCACAAATTGCAGCAAAAGGGAATCAACATTATAAAGTTTTTAAATATAATGTAAAAGACGATACGCTTTCTGAGTTAAAGTTACTGTCTCACGATGAACGAGTTGTTGAAATTGCAGAAATGTTATCGGGTAAAAATATTTCCGATTCGGCTATAAACCATGCAAAAGAACTATTGAATTAA
- the porD gene encoding type IX secretion system protein PorD, whose protein sequence is MMRNWLTILIVVLSLNTNRAQELNATVSVNAERMTDVNPQIFKNLEKQVSEFLNNTKWTTLSYKQNEKIDCNFFINVSEFNSNNISATLQVQSSRAIFNSSYSSPILNLNDKDFSFRFIEFEQLLFDQNNFNSNLTSVLAYYVNIIIGLDMDSYSELGGTKYLDIASNIMSVSQSSGYKGWSQSEGNNNNRYFLISDMLSNTFVSFRKSLLEYHFQGLDLMAEDLKKGKEGIASSIETIAQIQRSRPNALLTRTFFDAKTDEIVQVFTGGPMTNNAQLLETLNRISPLNSIKWNKIR, encoded by the coding sequence ATGATGCGTAATTGGTTAACTATACTTATTGTTGTACTTTCATTAAACACTAATAGAGCTCAAGAATTAAATGCTACAGTATCTGTAAATGCTGAGCGAATGACTGACGTTAACCCTCAAATATTTAAAAATTTAGAAAAACAAGTTTCAGAGTTTTTAAACAATACTAAGTGGACTACCTTGTCTTATAAACAGAATGAGAAAATCGATTGTAATTTTTTCATTAATGTTTCAGAATTTAATTCTAATAATATTTCGGCAACTTTACAAGTTCAATCATCAAGAGCAATTTTTAACTCAAGTTATAGTTCTCCAATATTGAATTTGAATGATAAAGATTTTAGTTTTAGATTCATTGAATTTGAACAATTACTTTTTGATCAAAATAACTTTAATTCTAACCTTACCTCTGTGTTGGCATATTATGTTAATATCATTATTGGTTTAGATATGGATTCTTACAGCGAATTGGGCGGAACAAAATATTTAGATATTGCGTCTAATATTATGAGTGTTTCCCAATCTAGTGGTTATAAAGGATGGTCGCAATCGGAAGGAAATAATAATAATCGTTATTTTTTAATTTCAGATATGTTATCTAATACCTTTGTTTCCTTTAGAAAATCGCTATTAGAATATCATTTTCAAGGTTTAGATTTAATGGCAGAAGATTTGAAAAAAGGAAAAGAAGGAATTGCGAGTTCAATAGAAACAATTGCTCAAATTCAACGTTCTCGACCTAATGCATTATTAACACGTACTTTTTTTGATGCCAAAACAGACGAAATTGTTCAAGTTTTTACTGGCGGTCCAATGACTAATAATGCGCAACTTTTAGAAACTCTTAATAGAATATCTCCTTTGAATTCTATTAAATGGAATAAAATTAGATAA
- the coaBC gene encoding bifunctional phosphopantothenoylcysteine decarboxylase/phosphopantothenate--cysteine ligase CoaBC, translating to MTVLSGKKILLGVSGGIAAYKTAHLVRLFIKAGAHVQVVMTPASKDFVTPLTLSTLSKNPVHSSFYNEEDENANWNNHVELALWADYMIIAPATANTMSKMANGNCDNLLVATYLSSKCPVYFAPAMDLDMYKHPSTLESFNKLHKFGNSIIPAEKGELASGLSGEGRMAEPENIVAFIVKDIEDKLPLKGKKILITAGPTYEAIDPVRFIGNHSSGKMGFDIAKMAAQNGAEVILVSGPTHLQVDNPLIDLKRINSAQQMYDACHDVFDSVDVTIAAAAVADYRPKNVASQKIKKSDSTFIIELEKTKDILASLGEKKKNQFLIGFALETENEIEHAKAKIQKKNLDLIVLNSLNDKGAGFGHDTNKVTFINKDFVIEPMDLKTKQEVAQDIINKIIQYYDA from the coding sequence ATGACTGTATTAAGTGGTAAAAAAATCTTGCTAGGAGTTTCTGGAGGAATAGCCGCTTACAAAACAGCACATCTTGTTAGACTTTTTATAAAAGCAGGTGCTCATGTACAAGTTGTAATGACACCTGCTTCTAAAGATTTCGTTACACCTTTAACGTTATCAACACTTTCTAAAAATCCTGTGCATTCTAGTTTCTACAACGAAGAAGACGAAAATGCAAATTGGAACAATCATGTTGAATTAGCACTTTGGGCCGATTATATGATTATTGCTCCTGCAACCGCAAATACTATGTCTAAAATGGCAAACGGTAATTGTGATAATTTGCTTGTAGCAACCTATCTGTCTTCTAAATGTCCTGTGTATTTTGCTCCTGCAATGGACTTAGACATGTACAAACATCCTTCAACTTTAGAAAGTTTTAATAAATTACACAAATTTGGTAATAGTATTATTCCAGCTGAAAAAGGAGAACTAGCAAGTGGACTTTCTGGAGAAGGAAGAATGGCTGAGCCTGAAAATATTGTCGCTTTTATAGTGAAAGATATTGAAGATAAGCTACCTTTAAAAGGAAAGAAGATATTAATTACTGCCGGACCAACTTATGAAGCAATAGACCCTGTTCGTTTTATTGGAAATCATTCTTCTGGTAAAATGGGATTTGATATAGCTAAGATGGCAGCTCAAAATGGAGCGGAAGTGATTTTAGTTTCTGGTCCAACACACCTGCAAGTAGATAATCCTCTTATAGATTTAAAAAGAATTAATTCTGCGCAACAAATGTATGATGCTTGTCATGATGTTTTTGATTCGGTTGATGTAACTATTGCAGCAGCAGCAGTTGCAGATTATCGACCAAAAAATGTTGCAAGTCAGAAAATAAAAAAGAGTGATTCTACGTTTATAATAGAGTTAGAAAAGACAAAAGACATTTTAGCCTCTTTAGGAGAGAAGAAGAAAAATCAGTTTTTAATTGGGTTTGCACTGGAAACAGAAAATGAAATTGAGCATGCAAAGGCGAAAATTCAGAAAAAAAACTTAGATTTGATAGTTCTTAATTCTTTAAACGATAAAGGAGCAGGTTTTGGTCACGATACAAATAAGGTTACTTTTATAAATAAAGATTTTGTTATTGAACCTATGGATTTAAAAACAAAACAAGAAGTAGCTCAGGATATTATAAATAAAATCATTCAATATTATGATGCGTAA
- a CDS encoding DNA-directed RNA polymerase subunit omega, whose product MDLKKTTAPVNTVTYNKNMIEEPTGNVYEAITIMAKRAGQINTEIKKELIEKLEEFATYNDSLEEIFENKEQIEVSKFYEKLPKPHALAVQEWLEGKIYHREAK is encoded by the coding sequence ATGGATTTAAAAAAGACAACTGCTCCAGTAAATACTGTTACTTATAACAAGAACATGATTGAAGAGCCGACTGGTAATGTGTATGAAGCTATAACTATTATGGCTAAAAGAGCGGGTCAAATTAATACTGAAATTAAAAAAGAACTAATTGAAAAATTAGAAGAATTTGCAACTTATAATGACAGTTTAGAAGAAATCTTTGAAAACAAAGAGCAAATTGAAGTTTCAAAATTTTACGAAAAATTGCCTAAGCCACATGCTTTAGCAGTTCAAGAATGGTTAGAAGGTAAGATTTACCATAGAGAAGCAAAATAA
- a CDS encoding outer membrane protein assembly factor BamD — protein sequence MNKFICFLLIIVSLSSCSEYQKALKSEDLAFKNTTANDLYEKGKYTKALRIYEQIAPAYRGKPQGERLFYMFSKSYYNTGQYYLAGYQFESFASSYPKSEKREEAAFLGAECFYRLSPRYSLDQGDTDRSLAKMQKFIDTYPDSEYMPKANEYVKELREKLEKKAFEIAKQYYTISDHRLEYNAALKALDNFILDYPGTPFKEEALYLRFSTAYKLAMNSVEYKKEERLISAKTNYSSFIKFKPESEFKPKADEMLATIDKELQQFSK from the coding sequence ATGAATAAATTTATCTGTTTTCTACTTATTATCGTTTCGCTTTCTTCTTGTAGTGAGTATCAAAAAGCACTAAAAAGTGAAGATCTAGCTTTCAAGAATACAACTGCGAATGATCTATATGAGAAAGGAAAATATACGAAAGCATTACGAATCTATGAACAAATTGCACCCGCTTATAGAGGGAAGCCTCAAGGAGAGCGTTTGTTTTATATGTTTTCTAAATCGTATTACAACACAGGGCAGTATTATTTAGCAGGATATCAATTTGAAAGCTTTGCTTCAAGTTATCCTAAAAGTGAGAAAAGAGAAGAAGCTGCTTTTTTAGGTGCAGAATGTTTCTATAGATTATCACCAAGATATAGTTTAGATCAAGGAGATACAGATCGTTCATTAGCAAAGATGCAAAAATTCATTGATACTTATCCAGATTCAGAATATATGCCTAAGGCAAATGAATATGTGAAAGAGTTGAGAGAGAAATTGGAGAAAAAAGCATTTGAAATTGCCAAACAATACTATACAATCTCAGATCATAGACTTGAATATAACGCTGCTTTAAAAGCATTAGATAATTTTATTTTAGATTATCCTGGAACACCTTTTAAAGAAGAAGCATTGTATCTGAGATTCAGTACTGCCTATAAATTGGCAATGAATAGTGTTGAATATAAAAAAGAAGAAAGATTAATTTCGGCAAAAACAAACTATTCTAGTTTTATTAAATTTAAACCAGAATCGGAGTTTAAGCCAAAGGCTGATGAAATGTTAGCAACAATAGATAAAGAATTACAACAATTTTCTAAATAA
- the dapA gene encoding 4-hydroxy-tetrahydrodipicolinate synthase, with the protein MQKFEGTGVALVTPFKKDFSVDVEALQRIVEFVTKGNVEYLVVLGTTAESATLSQDEKELVIKTIVEANAEKLPLVLGVGGNNTLKVVEELKTRDLSKFDAILSVSPYYNKPTQEGIYQHFKAVAEASPIPVILYNVPGRTASNVLPATIIRLANDFKNVIAVKEAAGDIVQAMKLIQNKPEGFLVISGDDMVTLPMVLSGGSGVISVIGQGFPKEFSEMVRLGLQRKVDEAYELHYLLADSIDMIFEQGNPAGIKEVFKSLGLSENTVRLPLVNVDDNLANRLNNFTKKIS; encoded by the coding sequence ATGCAAAAGTTTGAAGGTACTGGTGTTGCACTGGTTACTCCATTTAAAAAAGATTTTTCAGTAGATGTAGAAGCGTTGCAAAGAATTGTTGAATTTGTAACTAAAGGGAATGTTGAATATTTAGTTGTTTTAGGAACAACTGCAGAATCGGCAACATTATCTCAAGATGAAAAGGAATTAGTAATAAAAACTATTGTAGAAGCTAATGCAGAAAAGTTGCCATTAGTTTTAGGAGTTGGAGGAAATAACACATTAAAAGTCGTTGAAGAATTAAAAACAAGAGATTTGTCTAAGTTTGATGCTATCTTATCTGTTTCTCCTTATTATAATAAACCAACACAAGAAGGAATATATCAACATTTTAAAGCGGTTGCAGAAGCGTCTCCAATTCCTGTAATTTTATATAATGTTCCAGGAAGAACAGCAAGTAATGTTTTGCCAGCAACGATTATTCGTTTAGCTAATGATTTTAAAAACGTTATAGCGGTTAAAGAAGCAGCGGGAGATATTGTTCAAGCAATGAAATTAATACAAAATAAACCAGAAGGGTTTTTAGTTATCTCTGGAGATGATATGGTCACTTTGCCAATGGTTTTGTCTGGAGGTTCTGGTGTAATCTCTGTAATTGGTCAAGGATTTCCAAAAGAATTCTCCGAAATGGTGCGTTTAGGATTGCAAAGAAAAGTTGATGAAGCTTATGAGTTGCATTATCTCTTAGCAGATTCTATCGATATGATTTTTGAACAAGGTAATCCAGCAGGAATTAAAGAAGTCTTTAAGTCATTAGGCTTGTCTGAGAATACAGTGCGTTTGCCATTAGTAAATGTAGATGATAATTTAGCGAATAGATTGAATAATTTTACAAAAAAAATAAGCTAA
- a CDS encoding DUF6913 domain-containing protein — translation MFSRIIKEFFLKKTIKKWLWEYNLEGSEGKINTVGVVVDATYFFDKEQLVSEIKSMSKDFKEIKILVYQDKMKGKNIEHELVFSIKDIGFGGKINKKVVQDFVDYPFDLLINYFDEEKIPLLLVSKMSKAKFKVGFSNVDARIHHFMLSMELNKYKEFVSESFKYLKILNKI, via the coding sequence ATGTTTTCTAGAATAATTAAGGAGTTTTTTCTAAAAAAAACAATTAAGAAATGGTTATGGGAGTATAACCTCGAAGGATCGGAAGGTAAAATTAATACAGTTGGTGTTGTAGTTGATGCTACTTATTTTTTTGATAAAGAACAGCTTGTGTCTGAAATTAAATCCATGAGCAAAGATTTTAAGGAAATTAAAATACTAGTTTATCAAGATAAAATGAAGGGTAAAAATATTGAACACGAATTGGTTTTTAGTATCAAAGACATTGGTTTTGGTGGTAAAATCAATAAAAAAGTTGTTCAAGACTTTGTTGATTATCCATTTGACCTACTGATTAATTACTTCGATGAGGAGAAAATACCTTTATTATTGGTCTCTAAAATGTCGAAAGCTAAGTTTAAAGTTGGCTTTTCAAATGTAGATGCTAGAATACATCATTTTATGTTGTCGATGGAATTGAATAAATACAAAGAATTTGTTTCTGAGTCGTTTAAATATTTAAAAATACTTAATAAAATATAA
- a CDS encoding 5'-nucleotidase C-terminal domain-containing protein, translating to MVNVKKKRVKYSYFVILLTFSLLTSCKSPKSNIYEIEGKRIAINEKYTQDSKIENFVAPFRNHITNDLDSVLAYNPITLEKSNTIGKWQTNIGNLLAETTLVLSQPIFKTRENKTIDFCLLNYGGIRAIIPQGNVTSRTAFEVMPFENSVIIVGLTGKEVKTLAEFIIKEKKPHPLAGITIYTDQEENDILKIEINNTPLDENKLYYVATSDYLANGGDSMNFFRDSTIKVDIDYKLRNLLIDYFKKVDTLPNITTERVITK from the coding sequence ATGGTAAATGTAAAAAAGAAAAGAGTAAAATATAGCTATTTTGTTATATTATTAACATTCTCACTTCTCACTTCTTGTAAATCGCCCAAATCTAATATCTATGAGATTGAAGGAAAAAGAATTGCTATTAATGAAAAGTACACACAGGATTCAAAAATTGAAAATTTCGTTGCTCCTTTCAGAAACCACATAACGAATGACCTAGATAGCGTATTAGCCTACAACCCAATTACTTTAGAAAAAAGCAACACCATTGGGAAATGGCAAACCAACATTGGTAATCTTTTAGCAGAAACCACACTAGTACTAAGTCAGCCAATTTTTAAGACTAGAGAAAACAAAACAATTGATTTTTGCTTATTGAATTATGGCGGAATTAGAGCGATAATACCACAAGGAAATGTAACTTCTAGAACGGCTTTTGAGGTTATGCCTTTTGAAAACAGCGTTATTATTGTTGGGTTAACAGGAAAAGAAGTAAAAACTCTTGCCGAATTTATCATAAAAGAGAAAAAGCCACATCCATTAGCAGGAATAACCATTTATACAGATCAAGAAGAAAATGACATTCTAAAGATCGAAATTAACAATACACCATTAGACGAAAATAAACTGTACTATGTTGCCACTTCAGATTATTTAGCAAATGGTGGCGATAGCATGAATTTTTTCAGAGACAGTACTATCAAAGTTGACATTGATTATAAATTAAGGAATTTGCTTATTGATTATTTCAAAAAAGTAGATACGTTACCCAACATCACTACAGAAAGAGTTATCACAAAATAA
- a CDS encoding bifunctional metallophosphatase/5'-nucleotidase: MQRRDFLQKTVASSALLSIGGLSLSSFSTLEERKITILHTNDVHSHIDPFPADHPRNPNMGGAARRASVIEQIRKEEKNVLLLDAGDIFQGTPYFNYYGGELEFKLMSMMKYDLATLGNHDFDNGINGFFTQLPHANFDFVSANYDFKNTILDGIVKPYKVFIKDGIKIGVFGLGVELEGLVDKKLYKETVYNDPIETAKEMTHILKEEKKCDLIICLSHLGFKYRNEPKKVCDILLAQQTKDIDLIIGGHSHTFLDKPVLETNLDGKQVLVNQVGCFGINLGRIDFHFSDDKKYDNTTRNIVLS; this comes from the coding sequence ATGCAAAGAAGAGATTTTCTACAAAAAACAGTAGCCAGTTCGGCTTTATTATCTATCGGAGGACTATCATTGAGTAGTTTTTCAACTCTTGAAGAAAGAAAAATAACAATATTACACACTAATGATGTACATAGTCACATTGATCCTTTTCCTGCCGATCATCCTAGAAACCCTAACATGGGTGGAGCAGCAAGAAGAGCTAGCGTGATTGAACAAATTAGAAAAGAAGAAAAAAATGTACTTCTTTTGGATGCAGGAGATATTTTTCAAGGTACTCCTTACTTTAATTATTATGGTGGTGAATTAGAGTTTAAATTAATGAGTATGATGAAATATGATTTAGCTACATTAGGTAATCATGATTTCGACAATGGAATAAACGGTTTCTTCACACAATTACCACATGCTAATTTTGATTTCGTCTCAGCAAATTACGATTTCAAAAATACCATCTTAGATGGCATTGTTAAGCCTTACAAAGTATTTATTAAAGACGGAATTAAAATAGGTGTTTTCGGATTAGGAGTAGAACTTGAAGGTTTAGTTGACAAAAAACTATACAAGGAAACAGTTTACAATGATCCAATTGAAACAGCAAAAGAAATGACACATATTTTAAAAGAAGAAAAAAAATGTGATTTAATAATTTGCTTATCTCATCTTGGTTTCAAATATAGAAACGAACCTAAAAAAGTGTGTGACATACTTCTTGCTCAACAAACGAAAGACATTGATTTAATTATTGGAGGACATAGTCATACTTTCTTAGACAAACCTGTCTTAGAAACCAATCTTGACGGTAAACAAGTACTCGTAAATCAAGTTGGGTGTTTTGGAATTAATTTAGGAAGAATTGATTTCCATTTCTCCGATGATAAAAAATACGATAATACAACACGAAATATAGTATTAAGCTAA